In a single window of the Acetivibrio clariflavus DSM 19732 genome:
- a CDS encoding CDIF630_02480 family spore surface protein produces MAKNKYKEKHMDVPIENHDTAAWANTSKMKPKSKVNIPDEVQVRNAKEYVDTNQK; encoded by the coding sequence ATGGCGAAAAACAAATATAAGGAAAAACACATGGATGTACCCATTGAAAATCACGATACTGCCGCATGGGCAAATACCAGTAAAATGAAACCAAAATCCAAAGTAAATATTCCTGACGAAGTTCAAGTCAGGAACGCCAAGGAATACGTGGATACAAATCAAAAGTAA
- the bioB gene encoding biotin synthase BioB, producing the protein MANILKQIESRLEKGQLISFEQAMELAEANVENEKIFLLADRLCKRYKGNSVELCSIINAKSGKCSENCKYCAQSAHYNTDIQSYPLISTEEVLKRARENEREGVHLFAIVTSGGSLSSKDFEKVLDMISVLKKETRLKLCASLGSISFSQALSLKQAGLYMYHHNIETCREYYKEICDTHTYEDRINTIKNAKDAGLEVCCGGIIGMGESMEQRIKMAFEIRELGIKSVPINILNPVKGTPLENVKRLEPFEILRTIALFRLIMPYATIRYAGGRLSLGEYQSEGFKAGINAMMVGNYLTTIGNKIADDLKMLQSLGLSV; encoded by the coding sequence GTGGCTAATATTTTGAAACAGATAGAGAGTAGATTGGAGAAAGGTCAACTGATAAGCTTCGAACAAGCAATGGAACTTGCTGAAGCCAATGTAGAAAATGAAAAAATATTTTTATTGGCAGACAGGCTTTGCAAAAGATACAAGGGAAATAGCGTTGAACTTTGCTCCATTATTAACGCAAAGTCGGGTAAATGTTCTGAAAATTGTAAATATTGTGCGCAATCGGCGCATTATAATACCGACATTCAAAGTTACCCTTTAATAAGCACTGAGGAAGTTTTAAAAAGGGCAAGGGAAAATGAGAGGGAAGGAGTTCACCTTTTTGCAATTGTAACTAGCGGAGGAAGTCTTTCATCAAAGGATTTTGAGAAGGTTTTGGATATGATTTCAGTATTGAAAAAAGAGACACGCCTTAAGCTGTGTGCATCATTGGGAAGCATATCTTTTTCACAGGCACTCAGCCTTAAACAGGCAGGTCTTTATATGTATCACCATAATATAGAAACATGCCGGGAATATTACAAAGAGATATGCGACACTCATACCTATGAAGACAGGATAAATACGATAAAGAATGCGAAGGATGCAGGTCTTGAGGTTTGCTGCGGAGGCATAATTGGAATGGGGGAAAGTATGGAGCAAAGAATAAAAATGGCCTTTGAAATCCGTGAACTTGGCATTAAATCTGTTCCTATCAATATTTTAAATCCCGTAAAAGGAACACCACTGGAAAATGTCAAAAGACTGGAACCTTTTGAGATACTTCGAACTATAGCCCTTTTCCGACTGATAATGCCTTATGCTACCATAAGATATGCCGGTGGGAGGTTATCCTTAGGAGAGTATCAGAGCGAAGGATTTAAAGCTGGTATCAATGCAATGATGGTTGGGAACTACCTTACAACCATAGGAAACAAAATTGCAGATGATTTAAAAATGTTGCAAAGTTTAGGGCTTTCCGTATGA
- a CDS encoding RNA 2'-phosphotransferase, which yields MDYIKLSKAMSYALRHAPWEYELELDEYGWVSIEQLLYAFREEKKWYELDIKDIIYVVDNCDKKRFETDGKRIRALYGHSIPQKIIKESMQPPDILYHGTARRFLTMIMEKGLIPKGRQYVHLAVDKDMALQVGKRRDSEPDLLVINARKAWNEGVKFYKGNERVWLADFIEPIYIEIE from the coding sequence ATGGATTATATCAAATTAAGCAAGGCTATGTCTTATGCTTTGAGGCATGCACCGTGGGAATATGAACTGGAGCTGGATGAATATGGATGGGTAAGTATTGAGCAGTTGCTGTATGCCTTCCGGGAGGAAAAGAAATGGTACGAGTTAGATATTAAAGATATTATCTATGTAGTGGACAATTGTGATAAAAAGAGATTTGAAACCGACGGCAAAAGGATAAGAGCTCTCTATGGACATTCAATTCCCCAAAAGATAATAAAGGAATCTATGCAGCCGCCTGATATATTATATCATGGAACAGCAAGAAGGTTCCTGACAATGATTATGGAAAAAGGGTTAATTCCAAAGGGAAGGCAGTACGTTCACCTGGCAGTTGATAAAGATATGGCTTTGCAAGTGGGAAAAAGAAGAGACAGTGAGCCGGATTTACTCGTTATAAACGCTAGAAAAGCATGGAATGAAGGGGTTAAATTTTATAAGGGAAATGAAAGAGTATGGCTGGCTGATTTTATTGAGCCCATTTATATTGAAATTGAATAG
- a CDS encoding DUF4272 domain-containing protein, which yields MKQCTIYTSTKSVQEIVEAIKHEFNDKKVEVFNNGYQIRVTFKKLFSSYSINFSLMTAESESTRYKDMMNGMYGYFYQIPTKHQSIKEKLLKQIQYLNACVGIVSDREIDNDSYQRIVNILSKLNALLFVPSGSILDKYGKVILDQNGESQVEDYIVTASSDILDKHVETTKSAEERKKRSIELLKSRNIPYIEHLPVIVGDEHARIREKEEIAKRAIALALIATYAADLASGKSIEESRSFLKSLIERYNAETFFTERELEFINSDIIDEEKSIQFAWEYECLLVLLWALGYVKELDFPNKICDLSEIIGYIKDAKNFEEFLVSSNLRKKHEILDEADLIYRYDWACVDARIKNLPAPGGLDDEVVVERHKALNWLICYFDQEWDDVRTDT from the coding sequence ATGAAGCAGTGTACAATATACACTTCAACCAAATCTGTCCAAGAAATAGTTGAAGCTATAAAACATGAATTTAATGACAAAAAGGTTGAGGTATTTAATAACGGTTATCAAATACGGGTAACATTTAAAAAACTCTTTTCAAGTTATAGCATTAATTTTTCGTTAATGACAGCAGAAAGTGAATCCACAAGATATAAAGATATGATGAACGGTATGTATGGGTATTTTTATCAAATACCTACAAAACATCAAAGTATAAAAGAAAAATTACTTAAACAAATCCAATACTTGAATGCCTGTGTGGGAATTGTATCTGACAGGGAAATTGACAATGATTCTTATCAAAGAATTGTGAACATTCTCTCAAAGCTAAATGCTTTATTGTTTGTTCCGTCAGGGTCTATATTGGATAAGTACGGGAAAGTTATCCTTGATCAAAATGGAGAGAGCCAGGTTGAAGATTATATTGTAACAGCATCATCGGATATACTGGATAAACATGTAGAGACGACAAAATCAGCAGAAGAAAGGAAAAAGAGATCTATTGAGTTGCTAAAAAGCAGGAATATTCCATATATTGAACATCTACCTGTTATTGTTGGAGATGAGCACGCACGCATAAGAGAGAAAGAAGAAATAGCAAAGAGAGCAATAGCTTTGGCTTTAATTGCAACCTATGCAGCTGATTTGGCAAGTGGAAAATCAATAGAAGAGAGCAGGTCTTTTTTGAAGAGTCTTATTGAACGATACAACGCAGAAACTTTTTTTACCGAACGAGAATTGGAGTTTATAAATTCAGATATCATTGATGAAGAGAAATCAATTCAATTTGCATGGGAATATGAATGCCTGTTGGTGCTTTTGTGGGCATTGGGATATGTTAAAGAACTTGATTTTCCAAATAAAATTTGTGATTTAAGTGAAATAATTGGGTATATAAAAGATGCAAAAAATTTTGAAGAATTTTTAGTATCTTCAAATTTAAGGAAAAAACATGAAATTCTTGATGAGGCTGATCTTATTTACCGTTATGACTGGGCTTGCGTAGATGCAAGAATTAAGAACCTGCCCGCACCCGGAGGTCTCGACGATGAAGTTGTGGTTGAAAGGCATAAGGCTCTAAATTGGCTTATTTGCTATTTTGACCAGGAATGGGACGATGTAAGGACGGATACGTAG
- a CDS encoding FprA family A-type flavoprotein, which produces MKKIELADGVYMLSMNVENILFEGMWDLANGVTLNSYIVKGDKTAVIDGVIGWDGIPETLYKNFEEMNLNPKEIDYLIVNHMEPDHSGWIENFKKVNDHLTIICTDKAAKLINSFYGNEVEIRVVKEGDTLDLGKGKKLSFHPSPNVHWPDTMLTYESGTKTLFSCDMYGAFGKIGEHYFDDELTPEEVEFFEKEGIRYFSNVMGTFTPMVKKAIEKTKELDINIIAPGHGPVYRKNPQKIIDDYLRFCKYAEGYGKKEISILWGSMYGMTEKAVNYAEKILEREGIKVNKLKMPLETESEMLATVFQSAGIIVAAPTYEYKLFPPVAAAMEEIGRKKVAGKSALYFGSFGWSGGAEKELNEIVDRNRMKWDFVDTIEFEGSPKTEDLNRIEEGISKLIKQIEAKIS; this is translated from the coding sequence ATGAAAAAAATAGAGCTTGCAGACGGAGTATATATGCTGTCCATGAATGTGGAAAATATTTTGTTTGAAGGTATGTGGGATTTGGCTAACGGTGTTACGTTGAACTCTTATATAGTTAAGGGCGATAAAACTGCTGTTATTGACGGTGTTATAGGTTGGGACGGGATACCGGAAACTTTGTATAAAAATTTCGAGGAAATGAATTTGAATCCTAAGGAAATAGATTATCTGATAGTTAATCATATGGAGCCGGACCATTCGGGATGGATTGAGAATTTTAAAAAGGTCAATGATCACTTAACAATAATATGCACAGATAAAGCGGCAAAACTGATAAATTCATTTTATGGCAATGAAGTCGAAATAAGAGTTGTCAAGGAAGGAGATACTTTAGATTTAGGCAAAGGGAAAAAATTAAGTTTCCATCCGTCGCCAAATGTACATTGGCCTGATACCATGCTTACTTATGAATCAGGAACAAAAACCCTGTTTTCGTGTGATATGTACGGAGCCTTTGGAAAAATAGGCGAACATTATTTTGATGATGAATTGACTCCTGAAGAAGTTGAGTTTTTTGAAAAGGAAGGTATCAGATATTTTTCAAATGTCATGGGAACGTTTACACCCATGGTGAAAAAGGCAATAGAGAAGACAAAAGAATTAGATATAAATATTATAGCTCCCGGACATGGACCGGTTTATAGAAAAAATCCCCAGAAAATTATTGATGACTATTTAAGATTTTGCAAATATGCAGAAGGATACGGAAAAAAAGAAATCTCCATATTGTGGGGGTCAATGTATGGAATGACTGAAAAAGCAGTCAATTATGCAGAAAAAATTCTGGAAAGAGAAGGTATTAAGGTAAATAAACTCAAGATGCCTTTGGAGACTGAAAGTGAAATGCTTGCTACTGTTTTCCAATCAGCTGGTATAATAGTTGCTGCACCTACCTATGAATATAAGTTGTTTCCACCGGTAGCTGCAGCTATGGAAGAAATAGGAAGGAAGAAAGTTGCCGGAAAATCTGCTTTGTATTTTGGTTCTTTTGGATGGTCCGGCGGTGCTGAAAAAGAATTGAATGAAATAGTTGATAGAAACAGAATGAAATGGGACTTTGTAGACACTATTGAATTTGAAGGTTCTCCAAAAACAGAGGATCTCAATAGAATTGAGGAAGGTATTTCAAAACTGATTAAGCAAATTGAAGCGAAAATATCATAA
- a CDS encoding alpha/beta hydrolase has product MAELKISFYSHSLIRPVSFKMYMPNDTLAQENNPHYNRKCKTVFVLHGYSGHGSGWNRIYDLGEKYNFALIFPNGENSFYLDSQSTGGKYCTFVGSELVQYLQKTFGLCMSKEDTFISGLSMGGFGALHTGLAYPETFGKIVALSSALIIHRIAGMKPGEENQFANYYYYRNCFGDLDRLIESDNNPEVLVKKLKQQGKNIPDIYMACGTEDFLIEDNRQFYQFLSNHDVKVTYIEDTGSHNMEFWNKYFAKGFAWLAEGN; this is encoded by the coding sequence ATGGCCGAATTAAAAATTAGCTTTTATTCACACTCTTTAATACGTCCAGTTTCTTTTAAAATGTACATGCCAAACGATACGCTTGCTCAAGAAAATAATCCTCATTATAATCGAAAATGTAAAACAGTATTTGTTTTACACGGTTATTCAGGCCATGGAAGTGGATGGAACCGGATTTATGACCTGGGTGAAAAATACAACTTTGCTTTGATATTTCCAAACGGTGAAAATAGCTTTTATCTGGATTCACAGTCAACTGGCGGCAAATATTGCACATTTGTCGGGTCAGAATTGGTTCAGTATCTTCAAAAAACCTTCGGACTCTGCATGAGTAAAGAAGACACATTTATCAGCGGACTATCCATGGGCGGTTTCGGTGCCTTGCACACAGGTCTTGCATACCCTGAAACTTTTGGAAAAATTGTCGCCCTTTCCTCTGCACTAATTATACATCGAATAGCTGGAATGAAACCCGGTGAAGAAAATCAGTTCGCAAACTACTACTATTATCGGAATTGTTTTGGTGATTTAGACCGGCTTATTGAAAGTGACAACAACCCGGAAGTTCTCGTAAAGAAGTTAAAACAGCAGGGAAAAAACATCCCGGATATTTATATGGCCTGCGGAACCGAAGATTTTTTAATTGAAGACAATCGCCAGTTTTACCAGTTTTTGTCCAATCACGATGTAAAAGTTACTTATATCGAAGACACAGGCAGTCACAATATGGAATTCTGGAATAAATATTTTGCAAAAGGGTTTGCATGGCTGGCAGAAGGAAATTAA
- a CDS encoding substrate-binding domain-containing protein, whose protein sequence is MKKIKRDLQSKNIIKIVIFSIIIFLLVFLTLTFSALLIGSVSGVSATIILIAALIFEVIGFITILTVLFKFFRSVDSVNSKVQSLAHGDLKADDILKEESFGLSLLTETFNDMKSNLINFISLTKVNIITISDAIESLSKSMDRSYMGNKRIAASMENVAERANDQAKLMGDAMAGIDEVKNRIEIITESIEKFEKSVEESVRATASGVKNLEEYYKQVNIISDNLNSTSEYIKKLNADITQIDNIGKLITKTSEQLKLLGLNASVEAAKAGESGKGFSVVAHEMNLLSAATKESVGKISDILKNIQDRSELVSKSIDECVESYDVSKDIFKSIKQSFDIIYNNANVLEADIKKVHNEANLINSSAHEINEKSQELYKISEDISNKTNEVSAVTLEELEELQKINISTSSLNHMLEGFETLIEKFNTSVVPVDADSEKQLRIAFVSPLDNEFWYVIRKGVLYAKKELAKKNVVIDFYGIEEDVGPKIRESFKEAMDNNVDGIIVTGFDPLLAELIEQAYQKNIPVMTFNVDLPVKSKRIAYFGPDISLTGVVTARALSKTLGGKGEVAILTGSGRVFWENETLAALKKYKGIKVTVKEGCADDIELSYTVAKELLTKNSKIRAMSVHGVGMFGAIRAIEELDLVGKTFIVSCFYGKEVARYIKKGIVCAAISHDPFGQAHDAIIHMYNMLVTGQKPEGEHIWSRLEIIDRKSIYDLL, encoded by the coding sequence ATGAAAAAAATAAAGCGAGACTTACAAAGTAAGAACATTATAAAGATAGTTATATTTTCTATAATAATTTTTTTACTTGTATTTTTGACACTTACCTTCTCAGCTTTACTGATAGGATCAGTATCCGGTGTTTCAGCAACAATTATTCTTATTGCAGCTTTGATTTTTGAAGTCATTGGATTTATAACAATATTGACAGTTCTATTTAAGTTTTTTCGTTCCGTTGATTCGGTAAATTCAAAAGTTCAGTCGCTTGCTCATGGAGATTTGAAAGCGGATGATATTCTCAAGGAAGAGAGTTTTGGTCTCAGTTTGCTGACTGAAACTTTTAATGACATGAAATCCAATCTTATTAATTTTATTTCGTTGACCAAAGTTAATATAATAACTATATCCGATGCTATTGAGAGCTTGTCAAAAAGTATGGATAGAAGTTACATGGGCAATAAGCGAATAGCAGCCAGTATGGAAAATGTAGCCGAAAGGGCTAATGATCAGGCGAAGCTTATGGGCGATGCCATGGCTGGCATTGATGAAGTAAAAAACAGAATAGAAATTATTACCGAGAGTATTGAAAAGTTTGAGAAGTCGGTTGAAGAATCGGTACGTGCAACGGCATCGGGGGTAAAGAATCTGGAGGAGTACTATAAACAGGTTAATATTATTTCGGATAATTTGAACAGTACTTCAGAATATATTAAAAAATTGAATGCTGATATAACACAGATAGATAATATTGGTAAACTTATTACCAAGACCAGTGAGCAGTTGAAACTTTTAGGGCTTAATGCTTCAGTTGAAGCGGCCAAAGCAGGTGAATCGGGTAAAGGTTTTTCTGTTGTAGCTCATGAAATGAATTTGCTGTCGGCAGCAACCAAAGAGAGCGTTGGCAAAATAAGTGATATACTGAAAAATATCCAGGATAGAAGTGAACTTGTAAGCAAAAGTATAGATGAGTGTGTGGAGAGTTATGATGTCAGCAAAGATATATTTAAATCTATCAAACAGTCTTTTGATATTATCTACAATAATGCAAATGTACTTGAAGCGGATATAAAGAAGGTTCACAACGAAGCAAATTTAATCAATTCAAGTGCACACGAGATTAATGAAAAAAGTCAGGAACTTTATAAGATTTCGGAAGATATATCAAATAAAACCAATGAGGTTTCAGCAGTAACCTTAGAAGAATTGGAAGAATTGCAGAAGATTAATATAAGCACTTCATCGTTGAATCATATGCTTGAAGGATTTGAAACACTAATTGAAAAATTCAACACATCGGTAGTTCCGGTTGATGCTGATAGTGAAAAGCAATTGCGAATTGCCTTTGTGAGTCCTTTGGATAATGAGTTTTGGTATGTTATTCGTAAAGGTGTCTTGTATGCCAAGAAGGAACTGGCTAAAAAGAATGTAGTAATAGATTTTTACGGCATTGAGGAAGATGTAGGACCTAAAATTAGGGAATCCTTTAAAGAGGCAATGGACAATAATGTCGATGGTATTATTGTAACGGGCTTTGATCCTCTTCTTGCTGAGTTGATTGAGCAGGCTTATCAAAAGAATATTCCCGTTATGACCTTTAATGTTGATTTGCCGGTAAAATCAAAGCGTATTGCTTATTTTGGGCCGGATATAAGTTTAACTGGAGTTGTTACTGCCCGTGCTTTATCAAAAACTTTGGGCGGAAAAGGTGAAGTTGCTATTTTAACAGGTAGCGGAAGGGTATTTTGGGAAAATGAGACTTTGGCTGCACTTAAGAAATACAAGGGTATAAAGGTAACAGTAAAGGAAGGCTGTGCAGATGATATTGAACTTTCTTATACTGTAGCAAAAGAACTGCTCACAAAGAATAGTAAAATACGTGCGATGAGTGTTCATGGTGTTGGAATGTTTGGGGCTATCAGAGCTATTGAAGAGCTTGACCTTGTGGGCAAGACCTTTATTGTAAGTTGTTTCTACGGCAAAGAAGTAGCAAGATATATCAAAAAAGGAATAGTTTGTGCTGCTATAAGTCATGATCCGTTTGGACAGGCTCACGATGCGATTATTCATATGTACAACATGTTAGTTACAGGGCAAAAACCTGAAGGTGAACATATTTGGTCACGTCTGGAAATAATAGATAGAAAGAGCATTTATGACTTACTTTAG
- a CDS encoding substrate-binding domain-containing protein: MKNARQSIRSKNIIKSILFSIVAFLFVFVTLTILALLLGTLSGISLRITLTAALIFEALGFIILLTVLFKFFRSIDAVNNKVQLLASGELKADDILKEDSFGLEVLTVAFNDMKSNLLNFISLTKVNVITISDAIDNLSKSMDRSYMGNKRIAASMENVAERANDQAKLMGDAMAGIDEVKNRIEIITESIEKFEKSVEESVRATASGVENLEEYYKQVNIISDNLNSTSEYIKKLNADITQIDNIGKLIAKTSEQLKLLGLNASVEAAKAGESGKGFSVVAHEMNLLSAATKESVSKISEILKKIQNRSGLVSKSIDECVESYDVSKDIFKSIKQSFDIIYNNANILEADIKKVHNEANLINSSAHEINEKSQELYKISEDISNKTNEVSAVTQEELEELQKIHISSSSLSHMLEGFEILIEKFNTSVVPVDADSDRQLRIAFICPLDNEFWFVIRKGVLYAKKELAKKNVAIDFYGIEEDVGPQLRRLVKEAIDNNVNGIIVPGFDPLLAELIEQAYQKNIPVMTFNIDLPVESKRIAYFGPDIKSTGTVVARIMAKALDGKGEVAFLTAEGDDFGRESTLAELKKYRGIKVAAQASCADNIELSYATIKDLLTRNSNIRAISVYGAGLYGAVRAVEELGLVGKTLIISCFYNKDIAEYIKKGVIYAAISHDPFGQAHDAVIHLYNMLVTGQRPESDVIWANIEIINKNNIYDLL; the protein is encoded by the coding sequence ATGAAAAATGCTAGACAAAGTATACGCAGCAAAAACATCATAAAATCAATACTGTTTTCCATTGTAGCTTTTTTATTTGTATTTGTAACACTTACAATTTTAGCTTTACTCCTAGGAACTTTATCAGGAATTTCTTTAAGAATTACTCTTACTGCAGCTTTGATTTTTGAAGCTTTAGGATTCATAATATTATTGACGGTTTTGTTTAAGTTTTTTAGGTCTATTGATGCGGTTAATAACAAAGTTCAATTACTTGCCAGTGGAGAACTGAAAGCAGATGATATTCTCAAGGAAGATAGTTTTGGATTAGAGGTTTTAACGGTGGCTTTTAATGACATGAAGTCAAATCTGCTCAATTTCATTTCATTGACCAAAGTTAATGTAATAACTATATCCGATGCCATTGATAATCTGTCAAAAAGTATGGATAGAAGTTACATGGGCAATAAACGAATAGCAGCCAGTATGGAAAATGTTGCTGAAAGGGCCAATGATCAGGCAAAGCTTATGGGTGATGCCATGGCTGGTATTGATGAAGTAAAAAATCGAATAGAAATTATTACCGAGAGTATTGAAAAATTTGAGAAGTCGGTTGAAGAATCGGTACGTGCAACAGCATCAGGAGTGGAAAATCTGGAGGAGTACTATAAGCAGGTTAATATTATTTCAGATAATTTGAACAGTACTTCAGAGTATATTAAGAAATTGAATGCTGATATAACACAGATAGATAATATTGGTAAACTTATTGCAAAAACCAGTGAACAGCTGAAACTTTTAGGGCTTAATGCTTCAGTTGAAGCGGCCAAAGCAGGCGAATCGGGTAAAGGATTTTCTGTTGTAGCCCATGAAATGAATTTGCTGTCGGCAGCGACCAAAGAAAGCGTTAGCAAAATAAGTGAAATACTTAAAAAAATTCAAAATAGAAGTGGGCTTGTAAGCAAAAGTATAGATGAGTGTGTGGAGAGTTATGATGTCAGCAAGGATATATTTAAATCCATCAAACAGTCTTTTGATATTATCTACAATAATGCAAATATACTTGAAGCAGATATAAAGAAGGTTCACAACGAAGCAAATTTAATCAATTCAAGTGCTCATGAGATAAATGAAAAAAGTCAGGAACTTTATAAGATTTCAGAAGATATATCAAATAAGACCAATGAGGTTTCGGCAGTAACCCAAGAAGAATTGGAGGAATTGCAGAAGATTCATATAAGTTCTTCATCGCTGAGTCATATGCTTGAAGGATTTGAAATACTAATTGAAAAATTCAACACATCGGTAGTTCCGGTCGATGCTGACAGTGACAGGCAATTGCGAATTGCCTTTATCTGTCCTTTGGATAATGAATTTTGGTTTGTTATTCGTAAAGGTGTCTTGTATGCCAAGAAAGAACTGGCTAAAAAGAATGTAGCAATAGATTTTTACGGTATTGAGGAAGATGTAGGGCCTCAGCTTAGGAGATTGGTAAAAGAAGCAATAGACAATAATGTTAATGGTATTATTGTTCCGGGTTTTGATCCTCTTCTTGCTGAGTTGATTGAGCAGGCTTATCAAAAGAATATTCCCGTTATGACCTTTAATATTGATTTGCCGGTAGAATCAAAGCGTATTGCTTATTTTGGGCCTGACATCAAATCAACCGGAACTGTGGTTGCTCGAATTATGGCAAAAGCATTAGACGGAAAGGGAGAAGTAGCATTCTTGACAGCTGAGGGAGATGATTTCGGAAGAGAGAGTACTTTGGCTGAACTCAAGAAATATAGAGGTATAAAAGTTGCAGCACAGGCATCATGTGCAGACAATATAGAACTTTCATATGCTACAATAAAAGATCTGCTCACGAGAAACAGTAATATACGTGCCATATCGGTTTACGGAGCCGGATTGTATGGTGCAGTCAGGGCTGTAGAAGAACTGGGATTAGTAGGTAAAACCCTAATTATAAGTTGTTTCTATAACAAAGATATAGCTGAGTACATTAAGAAAGGGGTAATATATGCAGCTATAAGCCATGATCCCTTTGGTCAGGCTCATGATGCCGTTATTCATCTTTATAATATGCTGGTTACCGGACAAAGACCTGAAAGTGATGTTATTTGGGCAAACATCGAGATAATAAATAAAAACAATATCTACGATTTGCTTTAG
- a CDS encoding IS4 family transposase yields MSIVSQKVKEENRFSLTVDNFFKMFSVGYLLKKSNAYKDKGIPCLTVFKVLFELVFTGKNLFMNYKAESFDIPFARDVVYRFLNSIHINWQRFLYLLSAKVINHHIDRLTSDERVDAFVIDDSFYSRTRSKSVELLSWVKDHADGNKNKKGFRMLTLGWTDGNSFIPVAFNLLSSTNPRVCINPAKNTIDKRTVGFKRRQNALATSPESALSMLEQAVATGIKAKYVLFDSWFSFPATIIKICKMNLNVIAMVKDTPKIYYNFNGEKKSLREIYRTVRKRRGRSKYLASVMVELHDKEGNHIPAKIVFVRDRRNKSKWLALISTDTSLPETEIIRIYGKRWDIEVFFKMCKSYLKLAKEFQGRSYDMMVAHTTIVFSRYIMLAVENRNNTDLRTIGTLFYYCCDELEDIKFHEALQLIIEALKTTLQEKLLLTKETVNEFLNYFVTCLPVHIKAKLSVVSCES; encoded by the coding sequence ATGTCTATTGTATCACAGAAGGTTAAGGAAGAAAATAGATTTTCTTTGACAGTTGATAACTTTTTCAAAATGTTTTCTGTAGGCTATCTGTTAAAAAAGTCAAACGCATATAAAGATAAAGGTATTCCTTGTCTTACGGTATTCAAAGTACTGTTTGAACTTGTTTTTACAGGCAAAAATCTGTTTATGAACTATAAAGCAGAAAGCTTTGATATACCATTTGCAAGGGATGTGGTCTACAGATTCTTAAATTCCATACATATCAACTGGCAAAGATTTTTATATTTGCTTTCTGCAAAGGTCATAAATCATCATATCGATAGATTAACGTCAGATGAACGGGTTGATGCCTTTGTAATTGACGATTCCTTCTACAGTAGGACAAGAAGCAAGTCAGTTGAGCTTTTAAGTTGGGTCAAAGATCATGCTGACGGCAATAAGAATAAAAAAGGCTTTCGTATGCTTACACTTGGTTGGACAGACGGTAATTCATTTATTCCTGTGGCCTTCAACCTTTTAAGTTCAACAAATCCAAGGGTTTGCATTAATCCAGCGAAAAATACTATAGATAAAAGAACCGTTGGTTTTAAACGCCGACAGAATGCCTTAGCCACTTCACCGGAATCTGCTCTGTCTATGCTGGAACAAGCAGTTGCTACCGGTATTAAAGCAAAATATGTTTTATTTGACAGTTGGTTCTCCTTTCCGGCTACTATTATCAAAATTTGTAAGATGAATCTTAATGTGATAGCTATGGTAAAGGATACTCCCAAGATTTACTATAACTTCAATGGTGAAAAAAAATCATTGAGAGAGATATACCGAACTGTCAGGAAACGTAGAGGAAGATCAAAATACCTTGCTTCAGTTATGGTAGAATTACACGATAAAGAAGGAAACCACATTCCAGCAAAAATTGTCTTTGTCCGTGACCGAAGAAACAAGAGTAAATGGCTAGCTCTCATATCTACAGATACTAGTCTTCCCGAAACAGAGATAATCAGGATATACGGAAAACGCTGGGACATAGAGGTATTCTTCAAGATGTGTAAGTCATACCTTAAGCTGGCTAAGGAATTTCAAGGTCGTTCTTATGATATGATGGTTGCCCATACAACTATTGTTTTTTCAAGGTACATTATGTTAGCGGTTGAGAACCGCAATAATACTGATTTACGCACTATTGGTACTTTGTTCTACTATTGCTGCGATGAACTTGAGGACATTAAATTCCATGAGGCACTGCAGCTTATAATAGAGGCTTTAAAAACTACTTTACAGGAAAAACTGCTTTTGACAAAGGAAACAGTCAACGAGTTTCTCAACTACTTTGTCACTTGTTTGCCTGTTCATATCAAGGCAAAGCTATCAGTTGTTTCCTGCGAAAGTTGA